gttGATATCCCTCACATACCCTTctgggaagaagaagaaaaaaaaaaaaacaaaccctttcCATTTACTGACTTTAAATACATCATAGCATTATCTTCAAGTAACAGATgtgggaggtttttttttttccttggaACAATtgttaaattaagttaaaaatcAGATGTCGACGGGGCTATGCAGAGAGATTCAGAGGATGCTTGCAACTCAAGAGGATAAAAATGATTGGTTCACATTTACACTGAAAAAGAAGTCCCTGATGGAGGCTGTAAAACAAAATTCACATTCTGCTTGCTTAAGTAAATATTGACATGGTTGCAGTATATTTCCCCCCCTTTGCCTGCCCAGACATCCTCTTTCAAGCTCAACAATTCAACATAGTCcagtttaaaatattcaaatatttcacCGACAGATAGCGTCCATGGCCGAGCCcctcgcgcacacacacacacacacacacacactcacgcgcacacaaacacacaccactcagAAGTCGAGCTCACATTTCCATTTCCTCGAAAGGCGCGTGGGTGTAGTTAAGGAATTCATTTGATTCAACTTTCTCTATCAAAATATAGAATTCATTAATAATACATGGGAGGGCTAAAATACAGAGCAGgtgaacagagaaaataaaatgatacaaagcattttttgttgtttttgctgaatACAGTAGCTAAAAGGACCACAGAGTTCAAAGTTCAGGCATCGTCAGGTTTTGTCCCcgaggagggagagggacacGAAAGGTAAAAGGGTCTTCCAATTACTGGGACTACGCCTTGACGCTCAGTTGTGGGTATAGTTCAGCCTTGGTGCCTGATCTCAGATCAGATGTTTAGACTACCCACAACACCCTGCCGCCACTTCATTATGGCCCCATCTCGTCTTACCGTgtcgccgccgccgctgctgttCTGCTCAAACTCTCTGAAATTCCTGATCAGGTCTGGCCATCGAGCAAAATTCAGTTAAGCTAAAAAACAAGTATCcgataaaaatcaaaaaaaaaaaaaaaaatgagtgtaTCATAGTTAAAACCACAAACTGGGATTTAAAATTCAAAGTCGTCGTCTGCCATGTCGATGGCCCAGGCGAACTTCTCCCGCTGGGTTTTGTTGTAGATCTTCTCCACGGGAATGCCCCACTTCTTACACCTGGGAGGCAAACAGGATCAGAGTTCAAGCACACGATCCTCGTTGTTACTGGTGCACCAAAAACAAAGCCAAGGAGAGGACGAGTTCACCGCTTCCTCCCCTGATACTCACCAAGCCACAGAGATGCGAGGGTCCAGATAGTTGAGCTTGGAAGTGCCGAGAGCGATCTGCTTGTTCTCCTCACGATCGGTCGCCTGCACCTCCAGTTTCATTAGCTGGTCCTCTATCCTCTGGACCGCCTTCTTCTTGGTCTCCACAGCTCTGACCAAGAGCAGACGGGCCAAACGcaatgttattaaaaaaaaaaaaagtgctcaaGCTTGAGGATTATTTGGAGACGACCGTTTACCAAATCTTCAGATACCTACTTTTTGGATTTTTCATCTTTCCGTACTTTGGCATCAGCCTTGGCGCTCTTCAGTTCTCTCTTGGCGTCAGACAGCTGGTCCCTTTTAGCGTCGATCTAAGAAATGACAGCGATTCgtctcaaaacaaacaaaaaaaacgaaCTACAAATGCTGATTGTTGTACTTGGAGATGACGCGCTCGGTTAACGAACCGCTTTCAAATGTATCAGTCAAGCATTCAAAACTGACAAAGGAGGAGAAGCCATGAAAAGTCGGAGTAGGAGCtgattaaaacactgaaattatCCAATAAGCTCTTTCAAGACAAAAACACCCTCCGACTTTTCCACACAATATCTAAATAACAGGCTAAAAATGGTACTGATTAAGAACATTGTACTCCACTTGCTGTATTTGCCGCCTCAAATTAATTTTGCTACGGCGGAGTACAAAAACATTTATCGGTTTCCCTTTGAGCTCAGTCACAGAGAACAAGATTCAAGCATGTCGGGATTTAAAACTCAACAGTAACAAAATGCTTCTGACAATTCAGCATCAAAGCTGGAACTTTTCTTCTGGAGAGAgtattttaataaacattttaaaaacagcatgtttacCTTAGTCTGCAGGTTCTGCATCGACTTCTCAAAAGTCTTTGGCGGAGCCCTCTGATGGTTACACAGGATGGCCACGGCCCTGTTGGCCCTGTTGTAGGACAAGATCTTGGCTGGAATGTTTTCTTCCGctagagagagacagcgagcaCACAGTCAGTTTTCTGTATGTGGCTGCAGCCAAATAAAAAGTCTATTATCATTTCCAAACACTGCACTAATCCCCCTCCcacaactgctgtttccatCTCCTGTTTAACTCTACGTGAGACTCGAGCTGGATTTCAGATCATTTGACCGCAGGTGGAGACAGTCGAGTCAAATCTTTACAGCCCAAAACTCACAATTTGCCTCAGGAGGCTTTACAATCAGAACAAAGTACAAcaccctctgtctttctttctgtgagTCAGATAAGGAAGAAACAAAAACCCTCTTAACggtgaggaaaaagaaaccTCAGGACGTACCACTTGTGAGCACCTTGAGCTGCTGTTGCAGGGTGATTGAGGCGTTGTAGGTACGGAAAACTTTGGCTGTCAGACCGTCCATCAACTCCTGAAGGTGTTTGTTCAGGACAGAAGtctgaggagagggaggggggggcgcCGAGTGCAATCGTTAGAGACAGAGAAGTTCAGCTAAAAATGTGTGAATACTGATTTTATAGTTTTCCCACAGAAAGAAGTTGTTTCACTCACGTTCAGCCGATCGAACAGGTCGTCATCAGGCTCCTTGTTCTCCATGAACAACTGAAGATTCTTAAATACCTACAAGGGGAAGAGCTCATAAACACAGAGGCAGCTTTTGCACACTTGACTCAAAAACAGAGCAGTGTTTTACAGCTCTTACCCGTTTCTCCACAGGGACTTTGTTGTAGTAGCGGATGGAGTCTTTACCCAGGAAGTCAAACTCCACCACGTACTCCTGACCGTCGTTCTCTGGATACAGTTTGATGTGTTCCACTCTGAGCGAGCAGCAGCCCACGGTGTCCGcagtctctccttcctccttctcatTACCCGCTCTCAGAGCCAGCTAAAGCACAGCGGGACAGCTGGATTAAAGCCGGCTTATAAAAAGACATTACGCTCCCAGCAGCTTGTGTTTAAGCACCTGCTAAAACCCCACCTGAAAGTCACATTCACTGTTAAAAAGCAGCCAGCACAGCAACgaactccctccctctctctctcgagCCTGCCCCACTCAGGACGATGTCAGGAGTGGCCGTGTGCCTCACCTTGTCGATGAAGTAGAGAGCCACGGCCCTCTGTCTGATCCTCATCTCCTTGGACTTCCAGTCCTCGCGGTACTGGGTTCTGATGCGGTCCACGCACTTCTTCAGTCTACGGGCCGTTTCATACTTCTGCCAATCCTTCTCTCCCTGCGGGCAAACCACAGCGTGGGCCGATCAAACACCAGGAACAGGTGAGTTAGATGCAGCCATGTTTGTGTACGAACTCCAAATGGTAGCTTTAGCAACTTTTCAGAGCACCTCTGCAACTTCTTTTTCCCCAAAAAGCACCTAGAAAATAAAGCTatcagctaacgttagctacatttacaatttattttgaaaatctcatttaaaaaaaaacaataatttccAAGGATTCaccaagaaaaacatgaaaacaaacccaTCCTGTCATgtttaaaaacctaaaaatatcTGAGCAGTGGCGTTCTTAAATCAtgtttacaaataaaaaacaggtGATAAATCTAAACCTACAAATTccaaataatattttttcacaGAAGTCCAGTCGTACTGAGTAGTGTCACAGTAAAATCTACTAAACAACGTGGTTTTACTTCATCACAGCGTCATTTAGCAACAAATCGACCTGCCTGCATCAACTTCCCTTGGAAACTAGTTGCCAAACTGATTATTGCACAATACAACATGCTTCCTGTACAGAAACTGTATTGAAGTGTTCAGATATAAACACGTGACATTAAAGTCTCGACTTTCCATCGGAGCAAATCATTTGTTAGATTATAAAAAAGGTCAACAAAACCTGGAGGAGTAAAATTCAGCCGAGGCGCTGCTGCTCACATGAATTTGTCATAATAAAGAGACATTTAAGCCCACACAGACCCGTCTCAGACCCGGTTCCCTGCCCACCAGCCTACCTTGATCCTGGAGCTGGGGTTCAGCATGATGTACTTGATCGAACCTTGGATGTTCTCCGTCCACGACACCAGCCAAGTCACCTTGTTGTCATGGCGAACCTCTTTCCACTTAGTGCCTGGAGGAGGCGCGGGGTGTTTGGAGTCCCTGAGAGGAGCGCGGTAAAAACATTTAGTCATTATTCtctcacaacagcagcagtactgagaaggaagggggggggaAATAAAGTGCCCTTTACTGACTTGCTGCAGTTGATGATGATGTCTTGAGGCCTGATGCGACGTTTGAGCATGCCCATCTTAGGGTGGTCTCCACGACCGCGGAACAGACCCGGGGGCTCAATGCGGAAGTTAGCGATACGTTCCCTGTGGTTATCCATGATGCAGAAGCCATACTCCTGTAAGATACGCTCAttctcctcttttattttctacagaaagcaagaaaggaagagaaatgtgACCGTTAAGCAAGAATCTGCTGAATTTGCTCAGTTACTGATTCACTCAGATCCTCAACATCTTCAGTTATAGGAACAATAATCATTAAATCCGATAGAAATCATTCAGATTAGATTCCAACGTCACTGTTTACATGGACCCTAAGTAAAGTGATGAGATCAGTTACATGCTCCAGAGTCTTTAATCAGAATATGACGTTTGCACAAAGTGGTTCTGTCTGAAAACAGAAGGCGTCACTGTTAACCCGTGTAGAGCAAACATGGGAGAGAACACGTTTATCCGTTTATTATTTGGGCCACTATTGGATTGTAAAGGGGAATATTAGGGTCCATGTAAACACAGTGAATATGTGGGATAAGTAAACTATATTAAGATCACCTATCTTTATAACCTATCCTTTGAACAAACAAAGTGCAAAAATTCTCAAGTTCCTGCTTCTTAAATatcagtgtttcatgttttagttCCCTACAACACTAAACTGAATCTCTTTGCAttgcagacaaaacaagacatctgaggACGTGATCTTgtgctttgggaaacactgattgatttTAATACTTTACGGGCCAAATAATTAATCGGCTGACAATTaaaatcattagctgcagccctgccGATCCATTTTATCAATCAGcacaacaaacagcaacactGGTGACGTTGCCTGAGCGATGTTTTCAGTGAGCTCCTCCTGTGAGGTTGATATTGTGGGTGGCCCACTCCACTGGTTTGATAATGCAGGGCACATGTAGAAGCTgacctgcttctcctccttcgTCATGGCCTTCCTGGCTTCAGACTGTGCCTTGAAGTAATTGCTCATCTCCACGAAGTCACACTTCTTCAGGTCTGAGATCTTAGCCTTCTCCTCAGAGGTCATTTCCTGTATcggcaaaaaataaaaaataaataagccATGAACTAATACTTCACTAAAATCTGCAGAGGTCTCTTTATTAACAACAGTGCCTCCTTTCCTACCTTCCTCCAATCTTTAAAGAAGTTTTTGCGGAAGATGTCCTTTGTGGTGTATTCATGGTCCAGCATTTTGGCAAAGAACGTGGCGACTTCTTCTGCCTCTGGGCTGAGCTTCATGTGCTTCcctaaaatatgcaaaaattgGTGGGTTTTGTTCGCCACTGACGATCCATCATGTGATTCAACAGCACAACACTTAGGGAGAAAATATAATCTTACCATCATAGTAAAATTTGACATTGCTAGGAACAGGCTCGTATGGTGGTGCAAACACAGGCCCTTTGTGCTCCAGAAACTTCCATTTGACACCGTCTGTGTATCTCTCTTCTTCCCACCTGGCGTTAAAAATCCAGTAAAAACACTGATCAATCCAACACGTCGCCACATTGATAATCGTACAGCTGACTGGCCCCGAACTACTCACCATTTCCACTTCTCCTCTGgctctttctttgctttctttttcccGTCGGTGACGACATCTTTTCtgagttttgtctttttagaCTTCACGTCCTAAAAACGAGAAGAGAAACCGAGTTCTTTTGTTTGCAGCTTGGCAGGAAAGTCATGACAGAAAAGGCCGAGAGTGAAGACTCCGCAGTTCTTCAGCTGCTCCCCCATAGGTTTTAGATTTTCTCTAAAACAAAGCTTGAATTTTCCATCTACA
This region of Pempheris klunzingeri isolate RE-2024b chromosome 2, fPemKlu1.hap1, whole genome shotgun sequence genomic DNA includes:
- the top1a gene encoding DNA topoisomerase I, like yields the protein MSGDHSHSEDQVDCGFRFNDSHKHKDKYKDKEHKHKDHKKDKEREKSKHGNSDHKDFSDKKHRDKEKMKHKDGSTDKYKDKHKEKRKEDKVKSFDGKVKKEKENGFASPLHMKSEPEDDFYHSPKHEKSLKRERDDDNDTEFKPKKIKTENDKKAKKRKPDEDVKSKKTKLRKDVVTDGKKKAKKEPEEKWKWWEEERYTDGVKWKFLEHKGPVFAPPYEPVPSNVKFYYDGKHMKLSPEAEEVATFFAKMLDHEYTTKDIFRKNFFKDWRKEMTSEEKAKISDLKKCDFVEMSNYFKAQSEARKAMTKEEKQKIKEENERILQEYGFCIMDNHRERIANFRIEPPGLFRGRGDHPKMGMLKRRIRPQDIIINCSKDSKHPAPPPGTKWKEVRHDNKVTWLVSWTENIQGSIKYIMLNPSSRIKGEKDWQKYETARRLKKCVDRIRTQYREDWKSKEMRIRQRAVALYFIDKLALRAGNEKEEGETADTVGCCSLRVEHIKLYPENDGQEYVVEFDFLGKDSIRYYNKVPVEKRVFKNLQLFMENKEPDDDLFDRLNTSVLNKHLQELMDGLTAKVFRTYNASITLQQQLKVLTSAEENIPAKILSYNRANRAVAILCNHQRAPPKTFEKSMQNLQTKIDAKRDQLSDAKRELKSAKADAKVRKDEKSKKAVETKKKAVQRIEDQLMKLEVQATDREENKQIALGTSKLNYLDPRISVAWCKKWGIPVEKIYNKTQREKFAWAIDMADDDFEF